From the Maioricimonas rarisocia genome, one window contains:
- a CDS encoding cation diffusion facilitator family transporter produces the protein MSSTLPTHETETFPGPVRPPEHVEDARASRQRDLLRVAWLGIALRLTIIGAELLAVWLLGYAALLVDAVASIFDVVSSLAIVLAIRLAARPPDEDHPFGHGRYEPLAGLQLGIVVALAGLWLATSHALGAIRAPAAGEVKAWAWMIPALAAVLLELIARLVRRVGHRERSTALTAEAKHYRVDAITSVVAAIGLLLASRYPEFGHRIDWLSAALLATIMIALGTMAARENLHQLLDGTPDDVHFDRVRASALKVTGVQDVEKVRIQQAGPDAHVDIDIEVEPAMSVADAHVITQHVRAQIQADWPFVREVVVHVEPFYHNDH, from the coding sequence ATGTCCTCGACGCTGCCCACTCACGAAACCGAAACGTTTCCCGGTCCGGTCCGGCCGCCGGAACACGTGGAAGATGCGCGGGCTTCGCGGCAGCGGGATCTGCTGCGGGTCGCCTGGCTGGGCATCGCCCTGAGGCTGACAATCATCGGAGCCGAACTGCTGGCCGTCTGGCTTCTGGGGTACGCCGCCCTGCTGGTCGATGCGGTCGCGAGCATCTTCGACGTCGTTTCGTCGCTGGCCATCGTGCTGGCGATTCGGCTGGCAGCCCGACCTCCCGACGAAGACCATCCGTTCGGTCACGGTCGCTACGAGCCCCTGGCGGGCCTGCAACTGGGCATCGTCGTGGCGCTCGCCGGCCTCTGGCTCGCCACGAGTCACGCCCTGGGCGCGATACGGGCACCTGCAGCCGGCGAGGTCAAGGCATGGGCGTGGATGATCCCGGCCCTGGCTGCCGTGTTGCTCGAACTGATCGCCCGGCTCGTCCGGCGCGTGGGACACCGCGAACGCAGCACGGCTCTCACTGCGGAAGCGAAGCACTACCGGGTCGACGCAATCACGAGTGTTGTCGCTGCTATCGGTCTGCTGCTCGCGTCCCGCTACCCCGAGTTCGGCCATCGAATCGACTGGCTCAGCGCGGCACTGCTGGCGACAATCATGATCGCGCTTGGAACGATGGCGGCCCGGGAGAATCTGCACCAGTTACTGGATGGGACACCCGATGACGTCCACTTCGATCGGGTGCGCGCCTCGGCCCTCAAGGTGACCGGTGTCCAGGATGTCGAGAAGGTCCGCATCCAGCAGGCCGGCCCCGACGCGCACGTCGATATCGACATCGAAGTGGAACCGGCTATGAGCGTCGCCGACGCACATGTCATCACACAGCACGTGCGGGCCCAGATCCAGGCGGACTGGCCGTTCGTGCGGGAAGTCGTCGTGCACGTCGAGCCGTTCTACCACAACGACCACTGA
- a CDS encoding aldose 1-epimerase family protein, protein MSRRMLHEGPSDGVEVVNLCNGPLTVSILPTRGMGLWKAEYRDIPIGWNSPNRFPVHPRHVNLQSRNGLGWLDGFNELLCRCGLAFNGPPGLDEGAASPIESEVTLHGRIANTAAHHVSASVDDAGAGTISVRGEVDETTLFGPKLRLVSTVSSVAGSNAFTIVDEVTNMGAAEAELQLLYHTNVGRPFLEGDARILCPVREVCPRDARAAEGVDEIERYLPPTSGYAEQAYFFDLLADEQGESLVLLHNAAGDRGLSVHFDRQQLPCFTLWKCTQSEEDGYVTGLEPGTNFPNFKADERRLGRVRQIGPGETYRTTLRIEVHGSADSVSEVADRIRDLQSATEARVHREPTGPFCP, encoded by the coding sequence GTGTCCCGTCGCATGCTGCACGAGGGGCCGAGTGACGGCGTCGAAGTGGTCAATCTCTGCAACGGACCACTGACGGTGTCGATTCTGCCGACGCGGGGAATGGGGCTCTGGAAGGCGGAGTACCGCGATATTCCGATCGGCTGGAACTCTCCGAATCGTTTTCCCGTCCACCCCCGTCACGTCAACCTGCAGTCGCGCAACGGGCTGGGGTGGCTGGACGGATTCAACGAACTCCTGTGCCGCTGCGGGCTGGCGTTCAACGGACCGCCGGGACTCGATGAAGGTGCTGCCAGTCCCATCGAGTCGGAAGTCACGCTGCACGGCCGCATCGCCAACACGGCGGCCCATCACGTGAGTGCCTCGGTCGACGATGCCGGGGCGGGAACAATCAGTGTGCGCGGCGAGGTGGACGAAACGACGCTGTTCGGTCCGAAGCTGCGGCTGGTTTCGACGGTGAGCAGCGTGGCCGGAAGCAACGCGTTCACGATCGTCGACGAGGTGACCAATATGGGAGCCGCCGAGGCCGAACTGCAGCTGCTCTATCACACCAACGTCGGCCGTCCGTTTCTGGAAGGAGATGCGCGGATTCTCTGCCCGGTCCGCGAGGTCTGTCCCCGTGACGCCCGGGCAGCGGAGGGCGTCGACGAGATCGAGCGCTACCTGCCGCCGACGTCGGGATATGCGGAGCAGGCGTACTTCTTCGACCTGCTGGCTGACGAGCAGGGAGAATCACTCGTGCTGCTTCACAACGCGGCGGGCGATCGTGGCCTGAGTGTGCATTTTGATCGCCAGCAGCTTCCCTGCTTCACGCTGTGGAAGTGCACGCAGTCGGAAGAAGACGGCTATGTGACCGGACTGGAACCGGGAACGAACTTCCCGAACTTCAAGGCGGATGAGCGACGGCTCGGACGGGTGCGGCAGATCGGTCCGGGAGAGACGTACCGCACGACGCTGCGGATTGAAGTTCACGGCTCGGCTGACAGCGTCAGCGAGGTAGCCGACCGCATTCGCGACCTGCAGTCCGCGACCGAAGCCCGCGTTCACCGTGAGCCAACCGGGCCGTTCTGCCCCTGA
- a CDS encoding VOC family protein yields MRLVEIARFVDDVASATRFYRDVLGREPNRTGEGVAEFDLEGVTLRLHAKTPPAGGMPPVEDHLAFEVHDLDAAVAAMEVAGHRIEMPPATYPWGRAAWLRDPEGRLVELCGRSSSVTVSDR; encoded by the coding sequence ATGCGTCTGGTCGAGATCGCGCGGTTCGTGGACGACGTTGCTTCGGCGACGAGGTTCTATCGTGACGTACTGGGACGGGAACCGAACCGGACCGGCGAGGGGGTCGCGGAATTCGATCTCGAGGGAGTGACGCTGCGTCTTCACGCGAAGACGCCACCTGCCGGGGGGATGCCACCGGTCGAGGATCACCTGGCGTTCGAAGTCCACGATCTCGATGCGGCCGTTGCGGCCATGGAAGTGGCGGGCCACCGGATCGAAATGCCGCCCGCGACATATCCGTGGGGCCGGGCTGCCTGGTTGCGTGATCCCGAGGGACGGCTGGTCGAACTGTGCGGGCGGAGTTCGTCGGTCACCGTCAGTGATCGCTGA